A region of Anopheles merus strain MAF chromosome 2R, AmerM5.1, whole genome shotgun sequence DNA encodes the following proteins:
- the LOC121590211 gene encoding translation initiation factor IF-2, mitochondrial, with protein sequence MLHIRFLARRIIGNELLQSRLCAAGPATNLPQRQLQLSAFLSKRRKTAEEKHAVEFAPKKKNKPQTSGVVDIWRNMTVADLASSCQLELEHIQEVMLYVKGAGSIDATARLEDPKVIKDIAAKCGLKTKIVAAPVDESEEVLKDRDVVPRPPPAPENLKERPPVVTVMGHVDHGKTTLLDSLRGASVAAGEAGGITQHIGAFTVELDNGERVTFLDTPGHAAFSAMRARGANLTDIIVLVVAAEDGVMEQTKEVLRLAKEQSVPIIVAINKIDKPGADVERVKKELSQHGIALEGYGGDTIAVGISALHGTNLDELTEAVSTQATLMGLKGEYVGPVEGVVVESKIDSHRGKLSTAIVSRGTLRKGAILVSGQAWAKVRGLFDHAGQPISAVTPGMPVEILGWRELPLAGDMILEVESERVASSVLRWRANQAMKEKALSDAEAISLKRKEHEEQYREERDKSRRSGFYRRKQQGPRQKEAAPDDGKPRINVIVKGDVHGSVEAILDVLETYDDNERCRLDVIHYAVGDVNESDLELARLFDAIIYAFSVNVGSKATKGVTIRPVDIIYRLVDDLKKEINAKLPLVDVEEEIGEANVLQLFDINEGRRKVTVLGCRCTKGLLKKAHKYKVKRNGELLADELSLESMRHLKNEVDSVKKDVECGLRLNDQTLELKAGDTIVCYQINREPQQTEWDPGF encoded by the exons ATGTTACACATACGCTTTCTGGCAAGAAG GATCATTGGAAATGAATTGCTCCAGTCAAGGCTGTGTGCCGCCGGCCCGGCCACAAACCTGCCCCAGCGGCAGCTACAGCTCAGCGCCTTCCTTAGCAAGCGACGAAAAACGGCCGAAGAGAAGCATGCGGTCGAGTTTGCGccgaagaaaaagaacaaaccgCAAACGAGCGGCGTGGTGGACATTTGGCGCAACATGACGGTGGCCGACCTGGCCAGTTCGTGCCAGCTAGAGCTGGAACACATCCAGGAGGTGATGCTGTACGTGAAAGGCGCCGGCAGTATCGATGCAACTGCCCGCCTCGAGGACCCGAAGGTGATCAAAGACATTGCGGCCAAGTGTGGCTTGAAGACGAAGATTGTGGCCGCCCCGGTGGATGAGTCGGAGGAGGTGCTGAAGGACCGCGATGTAGTGCCGAGACCGCCGCCAGCGCCCGAAAACCTGAAAGAGCGGCCACCGGTCGTGACCGTGATGGGGCACGTGGACCACGGCAAGACGACGCTGCTCGATTCGCTGCGGGGAGCGTCGGTGGCGGCGGGCGAGGCCGGCGGCATAACGCAACACATAGGCGCGTTCACGGTGGAGCTGGACAATGGCGAGCGGGTCACGTTTCTCGACACACCGGGGCACGCGGCCTTCAGTGCGATGCGCGCCCGTGGCGCTAATCTGACCGACATCATCGTGCTGGTGGTCGCCGCGGAGGACGGTGTGATGGAGCAGACGAAGGAGGTGCTGCGGTTGGCGAAGGAGCAGTCCGTGCCGATCATAGTGGCGATCAACAAAATCGACAAACCGGGCGCCGATGTCGAGCGGGTGAAGAAGGAACTGTCGCAGCACGGGATCGCGCTGGAAGGGTACGGCGGTGACACGATTGCGGTCGGCATCTCGGCCCTGCACGGCACGAATCTGGACGAGCTAACGGAGGCTGTGAGTACGCAGGCCACCCTGATGGGGCTGAAGGGCGAGTACGTAGGGCCGGTGGAGGGCGTGGTGGTAGAGTCGAAGATAGATTCGCATCGCGGCAAGCTGTCCACGGCCATCGTTTCGCGGGGCACGCTGCGCAAGGGCGCGATACTGGTCAGCGGGCAGGCGTGGGCCAAGGTGCGCGGGCTGTTCGATCACGCCGGGCAACCGATATCGGCGGTCACGCCCGGCATGCCGGTGGAAATTCTGGGCTGGCGAGAGCTCCCGCTGGCCGGCGACATGATACTGGAGGTCGAGTCGGAACGGGTGGCCAGCTCGGTGCTGCGGTGGCGCGCCAACCAGGCCATGAAAGAGAAAGCGCTGAGCGACGCGGAAGCCATCAGCCTGAAGCGCAAGGAGCACGAGGAACAGTACCGCGAGGAGCGCGACAAATCCCGTCGGTCCGGCTTTTATCGGCGCAAGCAGCAGGGCCCACGGCAGAAGGAGGCCGCACCGGACGATGGTAAGCCGCGCATCAATGTGATCGTGAAGGGTGACGTGCACGGGTCGGTAGAGGCCATACTGGATGTGCTGGAAACGTACGACGACAATGAGCGGTGCCGGCTGGACGTGATACACTACGCCGTGGGCGATGTGAACGAGAGCGACCTCGAGCTGGCCCGGCTGTTCGACGCGATTATCTACGCCTTCTCGGTGAATGTGGGGAGCAAGGCGACGAAGGGCGTCACCATACGGCCGGTCGACATTATCTACCGGCTGGTGGACGATCTGAAGAAGGAGATCAACGCCAAGCTGCCGCTAGTGGACGTGGAGGAGGAGATCGGCGAGGCGAACGTGCTGCAGCTGTTCGACATCAACGAGGGCCGGCGGAAGGTGACGGTGCTGGGCTGTCGCTGCACCAAGGGCCTGCTGAAGAAGGCGCACAAGTACAAGGTGAAGCGGAACGGCGAGCTGCTGGCGGACGAGCTGAGCCTGGAATCGATGCGCCACCTGAAGAACGAGGTGGACAGTGTGAAGAAGGATGTGGAGTGCGGGTTGCGCTTAAACGATCAAACGCTCGAGCTGAAGGCGGGCGACACGATCGTGTGCTACCAGATCAACAGGGAACCGCAACAGACGGAATGGGATCCAGGGTTCTAG